One Trichomycterus rosablanca isolate fTriRos1 chromosome 10, fTriRos1.hap1, whole genome shotgun sequence DNA window includes the following coding sequences:
- the LOC134321552 gene encoding craniofacial development protein 2-like, which yields MATTLIQCGSSQVPHYCAGERPGNLLPEDQIRYIIRLGTWNVRTMNQGKLDIVKAKMDRTGLDLLRISELKWTQSGHFQSNEHWVYYSGNDNQRRNGVAFILNQRLANTVLKYNTVSDRVISIRLQGAPIHVTVIQVYSPTTDAKEEDVELFYEQVQEEIDRTQNQDLLIIMGDFNAKVGHGKQGTVVGKFGLSKRNEAGERLIDFCTKNQLSIMNTFFQHHKRRLYTWTSPNGAYKNQIDYICVRQRWRSSIITVKTQPGADCGTDHERLTSKIRVKLHKR from the exons ATGGCTACAACACTGATCCAGTGTGGCTCCTCACAGGTACCACATTACTGCGCAGGAGAAAGGCCTGGCAATCTACTTCC GGAAGATCAAATCAGATATATCATCAGACTAGGAACTTGGAATGTACGAACCATGAACCAAGGCAAACTCGACATTGTCAAAGCCAAAATGGACAGAACAGGACTTGATTTACTCAGAATTAGTGAACTAAAGTGGACTCAATCCGGACATTTCCAGTCAAACGAACATTGGGTCTACTATTCTGGAAATGATAACCAAAGACGAAATGGCGTTGCCTTTATTCTTAATCAAAGACTGGCCAATACTGTCCTGAAGTACAACACAGTCAGCGATAGAGTCATCTCGATACGACTACAAGGAGCACCAATCCATGTCACAGTCATACAAGTCTACTCACCAACAACAGATGCCAAGGAGGAGGACGTTGAACTATTCTATGAACAAGTTCAAGAGGAAATTGACAGGACGCAAAATCAAGACTTACTCATTATCATGGGAGATTTTAATGCCAAAGTGGGCCATGGCAAACAAGGAACTGTTGTTGGAAAGTTTGGACTTAGCAAACGAAATGAAGCTGGAGAAAGATTAATTGACTTTTGTACAAAAAATCAACTGTCCATCATGAACACTTTCTTTCAACATCACAAAAGGAGACTCTACACATGGACATCACCAAATGGGGCCTATAAGAATCAGATTGACTACATATGTGTTCGCCAAAGATGGAGGTCGTCTATCATTACCGTGAAAACACAGCCAGGAGCTGACTGTGGAACTGATCATGAACGTTTAACATCAAAAATTAGAGTCAAGCTGCACAAACGG